In Amia ocellicauda isolate fAmiCal2 chromosome 16, fAmiCal2.hap1, whole genome shotgun sequence, the following proteins share a genomic window:
- the LOC136711871 gene encoding histone H4: MSGRGKGGKGLGKGGAKRHRKVLRDNIQGITKPAIRRLARRGGVKRISGLIYEETRGVLKVFLENVIRDAVTYTEHAKRKTVTAMDVVYALKRQGRTLYGFGG; encoded by the coding sequence atgTCTGGAAGAGGTAAGGGTGGAAAGGGACTCGGTAAAGGAGGCGCTAAGCGCCATCGTAAAGTGCTCCGTGATAACATCCAGGGAATCACCAAGCCCGCTATTCGCCGCCTGGCTCGGCGTGGTGGAGTCAAGCGCATCTCCGGCCTGATCTACGAGGAGACCCGTGGAGTGCTGAAGGTGTTCCTGGAGAATGTGATCCGTGATGCCGTCACCTACACCGAGCACGCCAAGAGGAAGACCGTCACCGCCATGGATGTGGTGTACGCGCTGAAGCGCCAGGGTCGCACTCTGTATGGCTTCGGAGGATAA
- the LOC136711858 gene encoding histone H3, which produces MARTKQTARKSTGGKAPRKQLATKAARKSAPATGGVKKPHRYRPGTVALREIRRYQKSTELLIRKLPFQRLVREIAQDFKTDLRFQSSAVMALQEASEAYLVGLFEDTNLCAIHAKRVTIMPKDIQLARRIRGERA; this is translated from the coding sequence ATGGCCAGGACAAAGCAGACTGCTCGCAAATCCACCGGCGGAAAGGCGCCTAGAAAGCAGCTAGCGACCAAAGCTGCTCGCAAGAGCGCCCCGGCCACCGGCGGAGTGAAGAAGCCTCACCGCTACAGGCCCGGCACTGTGGCTCTCCGGGAGATCCGCCGCTACCAGAAATCCACCGAGCTGCTGATCCGCAAGCTGCCCTTCCAGCGCCTGGTCCGAGAGATCGCCCAGGACTTCAAGACCGACCTGCGCTTCCAGAGCTCCGCCGTCATGGCTCTGCAGGAGGCCAGCGAGGCTTACTTGGTCGGCCTGTTCGAGGACACCAACCTGTGCGCCATCCACGCCAAGAGAGTCACCATCATGCCCAAAGACATCCAGCTGGCCCGCCGCATCCGGGGAGAGCGAGCCTAG
- the LOC136711736 gene encoding histone H1-like, producing the protein MAEEVAPAPAAAPAKAPKKKVAAKPKKAGPSVSDLIVKAVSASKERSGVSLAALKKSLAASGYDVEKNNSRVKVAVKSLVTKGALVQVKGTGASGSFKLNKQQAEAKKKPATKTAAKPKKPAAKKPAAAKKPAAAAKSKKPAAKKPAAAKKSPKKAKKPAAAKKATKSPKKVAKKPAAPKKATKSPKKAKAAKPKVAKPKTVKPKAKKAAPKKK; encoded by the coding sequence atggCGGAAGAAGTCGCTCCAGCTCCCGCCGCCGCTCCGGCCAAGGCGCCCAAGAAGAAAGTCGCCGCCAAGCCCAAGAAGGCAGGACCCAGCGTGAGCGATCTGATCGTTAAAGCTGTGTCCGCTTCCAAGGAGAGGAGCGGCGTCTCCCTGGCCGCTCTGAAGAAATCCTTGGCGGCCAGCGGCTACGACGTGGAGAAGAACAACTCCCGCGTCAAGGTTGCAGTCAAGAGCCTGGTGACCAAGGGCGCTCTGGTGCAGGTTAAGGGCACCGGCGCTTCGGGCTCCTTCAAGCTGAACAAGCAGCAGGCGGAGGCCAAGAAGAAGCCCGCCACGAAGACCGCTGCTAAGCCCAAGAAGCCAGCGGCCAAGAAACCCGCCGCCGCCAAGAAACCCGCTGCGGCTGCAAAGTCCAAAAAGCCCGCAGCGAAGAAGCCAGCGGCCGCCAAGAAGTCTCCCAAGAAGGCCAAGAAGCCCGCGGCGGCCAAAAAGGCGACCAAGAGCCCCAAAAAAGTTGCTAAGAAGCCGGCGGCGCCCAAGAAGGCCACCAAGAGCCCCAAGAAAGCCAAGGCGGCCAAGCCCAAAGTGGCCAAACCCAAAACCGTCAAGCCGAAAGCCAAGAAGGCGGCTCCGAAGAAAAAGTGA
- the LOC136711657 gene encoding histone H3, whose product MARTKQTARKSTGGKAPRKQLATKAARKSAPATGGVKKPHRYRPGTVALREIRRYQKSTELLIRKLPFQRLVREIAQDFKTDLRFQSSAVMALQEASEAYLVGLFEDTNLCAIHAKRVTIMPKDIQLARRIRGERA is encoded by the coding sequence ATGGCCAGGACAAAGCAGACTGCTCGCAAATCCACCGGCGGAAAGGCGCCTAGAAAGCAGCTGGCGACCAAAGCTGCTCGCAAGAGCGCCCCGGCCACCGGCGGAGTGAAGAAGCCTCACCGCTACAGGCCCGGCACTGTGGCTCTCCGGGAGATCCGCCGCTACCAGAAATCCACCGAGCTGCTGATCCGCAAGCTGCCCTTCCAGCGCCTGGTCCGAGAGATCGCCCAGGACTTCAAGACCGACCTGCGCTTCCAGAGCTCCGCCGTCATGGCTCTGCAGGAGGCCAGCGAGGCGTACTTGGTCGGCCTGTTCGAGGACACCAACCTGTGCGCCATCCACGCCAAGAGAGTCACCATCATGCCCAAAGACATCCAGCTGGCCCGCCGCATCCGGGGAGAGCGAGCCTAG
- the LOC136711658 gene encoding histone H4, translated as MSGRGKGGKGLGKGGAKRHRKVLRDNIQGITKPAIRRLARRGGVKRISGLIYEETRGVLKVFLENVIRDAVTYTEHAKRKTVTAMDVVYALKRQGRTLYGFGG; from the coding sequence ATGTCTGGAAGAGGTAAGGGTGGAAAGGGACTCGGTAAAGGAGGCGCTAAGCGCCATCGTAAAGTGCTCCGTGATAACATCCAGGGAATCACCAAGCCCGCTATTCGCCGCCTGGCTCGGCGTGGTGGAGTCAAGCGCATCTCCGGCCTGATCTACGAGGAGACCCGTGGAGTGCTGAAGGTGTTCCTGGAGAATGTGATCCGTGATGCCGTCACCTACACCGAGCACGCCAAGAGGAAGACCGTCACCGCCATGGATGTGGTGTACGCGCTGAAGCGCCAGGGTCGCACTCTGTACGGCTTCGGAGGATAA